The following are encoded in a window of Lactobacillus acidophilus genomic DNA:
- a CDS encoding monovalent cation:proton antiporter family protein, producing MAQLSLFLVVLLALVIPIFMARFQISTVPTAVAEIIVGIIMGSSGFNLIISTHDLTFLSNLGVTLLMFLSGMEIDFDILQRKDSSKSKSHAGKTVNPIKIAVTAFGGIMVMAVVLAFALRAMGLFSEVMLAAIILMTVALGVVIATLKEKDILNRPIGQTVLLTAVLGEVIPLLLLTIYASINGGNAEQLWLIILLFLAAIFLLRRFKQPYVWFANVTKATTQLDIRLAFFLIFALVTVAQTVGAENILGAFLAGMVMKLLEPSEATKDKLTSIGYGFFIPIFFIMTGVGLNLRSLFGKPSSLMLLPVLVIFLLIAKLPVVLTYMRYFQKRNAFAGGFLTATTITIVLPTLQVARKLHAITSTQSDAFILAAVIVCILSPIVFNSNFVLLPEDKIKKTVSIVGANAMTVPVAHDLHDNWYSVKMFTGDQDRYETYDSRVENLTFLSDLNQKTLEKDGVFDCDIFVASTHIDEVNIKLARMAQEVGVERVIARLGQVNSNTVDEFRQKNIEIFNFTNVRAALMRALIETPTVYKIITDTKNVLYSVKVENTHYTGKPLADLDFIDKITVSRIRRGDEWLIPHGWTVIEPGDILVFSGEFKVADHVRDLLSHE from the coding sequence ATGGCACAATTATCGCTATTTCTTGTCGTCTTATTGGCATTAGTAATACCAATATTCATGGCGCGTTTTCAGATTAGCACTGTTCCAACCGCAGTTGCCGAAATCATTGTCGGCATTATCATGGGCTCAAGTGGATTTAATTTAATTATTTCAACACATGATCTAACTTTTTTATCCAACCTTGGTGTAACTTTACTTATGTTTTTGTCAGGGATGGAAATTGACTTTGATATTTTACAACGAAAAGATAGTTCAAAAAGTAAATCTCATGCAGGTAAAACTGTAAATCCAATAAAGATTGCAGTTACTGCTTTCGGTGGAATTATGGTGATGGCTGTAGTTTTGGCCTTTGCTCTGAGAGCAATGGGATTATTCAGTGAAGTAATGCTTGCTGCAATTATTTTAATGACCGTTGCCTTAGGTGTAGTAATTGCCACTTTAAAGGAAAAGGATATTTTGAATCGTCCAATTGGTCAGACTGTTTTATTGACGGCTGTACTTGGGGAAGTTATTCCACTTCTTCTTTTAACGATTTATGCATCAATCAATGGTGGTAACGCTGAACAATTATGGTTGATTATCCTGCTGTTTTTGGCTGCGATTTTCTTATTACGCCGTTTCAAGCAGCCGTATGTCTGGTTTGCAAACGTAACTAAGGCGACGACACAGCTAGATATTCGTTTAGCATTTTTCTTAATTTTCGCATTAGTTACTGTTGCTCAAACTGTTGGTGCAGAAAACATTTTGGGTGCCTTCTTAGCCGGAATGGTTATGAAGCTACTAGAACCAAGTGAGGCAACTAAGGATAAGTTGACTTCAATCGGTTATGGATTTTTTATTCCAATCTTTTTCATTATGACTGGTGTGGGGCTTAACTTACGCTCACTCTTTGGAAAACCTTCATCATTAATGTTATTACCGGTATTGGTGATTTTCTTATTAATTGCCAAATTGCCAGTTGTATTGACCTATATGCGTTATTTCCAAAAGCGTAATGCATTTGCCGGTGGATTCTTAACAGCAACTACGATTACGATTGTTTTACCAACCTTGCAAGTTGCTAGAAAATTGCATGCGATTACTTCAACACAATCAGATGCATTTATTTTGGCAGCAGTAATCGTATGTATCTTGAGTCCGATTGTCTTTAATTCTAATTTTGTTTTATTACCAGAAGATAAGATTAAGAAGACTGTTTCGATTGTGGGTGCCAATGCAATGACTGTACCAGTTGCTCATGACTTGCATGATAATTGGTACTCGGTAAAGATGTTCACTGGCGATCAGGATCGCTATGAGACTTATGATAGTCGAGTAGAGAATTTGACATTTTTATCAGATCTTAACCAGAAGACGCTGGAAAAAGATGGCGTATTCGACTGTGACATCTTCGTAGCCTCGACTCATATCGATGAGGTTAATATTAAGTTAGCTAGAATGGCGCAAGAAGTTGGCGTAGAGCGGGTGATTGCGCGGTTAGGGCAAGTTAATAGTAACACGGTTGATGAATTTAGACAGAAGAATATTGAAATCTTCAACTTTACCAATGTCCGTGCTGCGTTGATGCGTGCACTTATTGAGACACCAACAGTTTACAAAATTATCACTGATACTAAGAATGTATTGTACTCAGTTAAAGTTGAGAATACTCATTATACTGGTAAACCTTTGGCAGATCTTGATTTCATTGATAAGATTACTGTCAGCCGAATTCGTCGTGGAGATGAGTGGTTAATTCCACATGGTTGGACTGTAATTGAGCCAGGAGATATTTTGGTCTTCTCAGGTGAATTTAAAGTAGCTGATCACGTACGTGATTTGCTTAGTCATGAATAA
- the acmB gene encoding beta-N-acetylglucosaminidase AcmB, whose translation MKKRLLTSIASAAMLTTVATPVVNNVMMTTAHSQKVSAATTDEQAAFLNKAAKQAVKAAKKYGTYPSVMIAQAILESGWGQSALATEANNLFGMKADDSWPGETYSAKTREEGTNGKSYYIVAKFRKYNSFEESFEDNGKKLREGVSWQPLRYKGTWLENANTYADATKSLTGTYATDSKYDSSLNSRITDHNLNQYDPIVSKTAKVYTVSKSGSVYNWPTDHSVASPVGTVKKGERVVATKTITYNDGSTRMYLEGKGWINGTSLGKGNSKSSEPITQAPKGATKVDKTLMHNAYVYDNKGTKIKGKMFKLNEEEDVKMISTYGTKTIKGKTYYRVGENEYIAAGNIDGTLKFLKRNSYVYNQYGNRDNSLKRKKNEQVATYGAAVTINGKKYYRIGIRQYIKKANFM comes from the coding sequence ATGAAGAAGAGACTTTTGACCAGCATTGCTAGTGCAGCTATGCTGACAACAGTAGCTACCCCAGTAGTGAATAATGTAATGATGACTACCGCTCATAGCCAAAAGGTTTCTGCTGCCACCACTGATGAACAAGCTGCTTTTTTGAACAAGGCTGCCAAGCAAGCAGTTAAAGCCGCTAAGAAATACGGAACTTATCCATCAGTTATGATTGCACAAGCCATCTTAGAATCTGGCTGGGGACAATCAGCCCTTGCAACTGAAGCTAACAACCTTTTTGGTATGAAGGCTGATGATAGCTGGCCAGGTGAGACTTATTCTGCTAAGACTAGAGAAGAAGGCACCAACGGTAAGAGTTACTATATTGTAGCTAAATTTAGAAAATATAACTCATTTGAAGAATCATTTGAAGATAATGGCAAGAAACTTCGTGAAGGTGTGTCTTGGCAACCGCTTCGCTATAAGGGAACTTGGCTTGAAAATGCCAATACTTATGCTGATGCAACGAAGTCTTTAACTGGTACTTACGCCACTGATAGTAAGTATGACAGTTCACTTAACTCAAGAATTACCGATCATAATTTGAACCAATATGATCCAATTGTTTCGAAAACTGCTAAGGTTTACACCGTATCTAAGTCAGGCTCAGTTTATAATTGGCCAACTGACCACTCAGTAGCTAGCCCTGTTGGAACTGTTAAGAAGGGCGAGAGGGTTGTTGCAACTAAGACTATTACCTATAATGACGGTTCAACTCGTATGTACCTTGAAGGTAAAGGCTGGATTAACGGTACTTCACTTGGTAAGGGTAATTCTAAGAGTAGCGAACCAATCACTCAAGCACCTAAGGGCGCAACTAAGGTAGACAAGACCTTAATGCACAATGCCTACGTTTACGATAACAAGGGTACAAAGATTAAGGGTAAGATGTTCAAGCTTAACGAAGAAGAAGATGTTAAGATGATCAGTACCTATGGCACAAAGACTATTAAGGGTAAGACTTACTACCGTGTAGGCGAGAATGAATACATTGCAGCCGGCAACATTGACGGTACGCTTAAATTCTTAAAGCGTAATTCTTACGTCTATAACCAATACGGCAATCGCGATAACAGTTTGAAGCGCAAGAAGAACGAACAAGTTGCTACCTACGGTGCAGCAGTTACTATTAACGGTAAGAAGTATTACAGAATCGGTATTCGCCAATACATTAAAAAAGCTAACTTCATGTAG
- a CDS encoding Gfo/Idh/MocA family protein, with the protein MKLGIIGSGKIVHDFLTAIDQINNLDVVAISSTKRSENIAQELAKKYSINKTYTDNDELMSDPDVDTVYVAVPNFLHYQVAKAALEHGKNVICEKPFVDSTNEAKKLKQLADEKNLIIVEAITNIYLENFKRIQREIENIAPIHIVSLNYTQYSSRYDDFLKGKIAPVFDPAKDGGTLMDLNIYNIHLVSALFGLPDKVKYYANMQKGVDTSGILHLSYPDKQAALIAAKDSYVTPRSFIEGEKGSIYIDGSTGELNNFTIEMRDQKPKRYNLNKYSHRMASEFNAFVEMIDNHDKVKADEAFVNTLESMQILTTAKNSEE; encoded by the coding sequence ATGAAATTAGGAATTATCGGTAGTGGTAAAATTGTCCACGATTTTTTAACAGCAATTGATCAAATTAATAATTTGGATGTAGTGGCAATCTCCTCAACTAAACGTAGTGAAAATATTGCCCAGGAATTAGCTAAGAAATATTCGATTAACAAGACTTACACTGACAACGACGAATTGATGTCAGATCCTGACGTAGATACTGTTTATGTAGCTGTACCTAATTTTCTTCATTACCAGGTGGCTAAAGCTGCACTAGAACATGGCAAAAATGTAATCTGTGAAAAGCCATTCGTTGATAGTACTAACGAAGCCAAAAAATTGAAGCAATTAGCTGATGAAAAGAATTTGATCATCGTTGAAGCAATTACCAACATATACTTAGAAAACTTCAAGAGAATTCAAAGAGAAATTGAAAATATTGCTCCAATTCATATTGTTAGCTTAAACTACACTCAATATTCAAGTCGCTATGATGACTTCCTTAAAGGAAAAATCGCACCAGTATTTGATCCTGCCAAAGATGGTGGTACATTAATGGACTTGAATATTTATAATATTCACTTAGTTAGCGCATTATTCGGCTTGCCAGATAAAGTTAAATACTATGCTAATATGCAAAAAGGCGTTGATACTTCAGGTATTTTGCACTTGTCTTACCCTGATAAACAAGCTGCGCTTATCGCCGCTAAAGATAGTTATGTAACTCCTAGATCATTTATTGAAGGTGAAAAAGGTAGTATTTATATCGATGGCTCAACTGGTGAGCTTAATAATTTCACTATTGAAATGCGTGATCAAAAACCTAAGCGTTATAACTTGAATAAATACTCACATCGCATGGCCAGTGAGTTCAACGCTTTTGTTGAAATGATTGATAATCACGATAAGGTTAAGGCTGATGAAGCATTCGTGAATACTTTAGAATCCATGCAAATTTTAACTACAGCTAAGAATTCCGAAGAATAA
- the pcp gene encoding pyroglutamyl-peptidase I → MKILITGFDPFGGEKINPAIEAVKKLPDEIDGHQIIKLEVPTIFYESARVVKNAIEKYQPDMVINVGQAGGRAAITPERIAINFQSGSTPDNSGKGPKEGKIEADGADGYFTQLPIKKMVTATRKAGVPSEISNSAGNYVCNHLFYELQYMRVHEFPNLKTGFIHIPFLPSQVKNGRHPSMSLSYMVKGLTASIKAAVDA, encoded by the coding sequence ATGAAAATCTTAATAACTGGATTTGATCCTTTTGGTGGGGAAAAAATTAATCCTGCAATTGAAGCTGTAAAAAAGTTACCTGACGAAATAGATGGTCATCAAATTATTAAATTAGAGGTGCCGACTATTTTTTATGAAAGTGCCAGAGTAGTCAAAAATGCAATAGAAAAATATCAGCCAGATATGGTTATTAACGTGGGGCAAGCGGGAGGCCGTGCAGCAATTACTCCAGAACGAATCGCTATTAATTTTCAATCTGGTTCAACTCCTGATAATTCGGGTAAAGGACCAAAAGAAGGCAAAATTGAAGCAGATGGTGCTGATGGTTATTTCACTCAGTTGCCAATCAAAAAAATGGTGACAGCCACAAGAAAAGCGGGGGTTCCTAGTGAAATTTCCAATTCTGCAGGTAATTATGTGTGCAATCATCTTTTTTATGAATTACAATACATGCGAGTTCATGAATTTCCTAATTTGAAAACGGGATTTATTCATATTCCATTTTTGCCAAGCCAGGTTAAAAATGGACGGCATCCTTCGATGAGTTTATCCTATATGGTTAAAGGGTTAACCGCTTCCATTAAGGCGGCAGTAGACGCCTAA
- a CDS encoding glycerol-3-phosphate acyltransferase yields the protein MARIYATLIGYVFGNFLTAMIVGKLFLKINPTEYGSHNPGTANMGAVFGKKWGILTCLGDLLKSLIALFIVYFVFPGHINIAYAGLGLILGHCFPIWNHFKGGKGVAVSAQVAVFYDWRAGLATLLIALILTAIMQNLTIPPLVFMLLFSVYEFWQNQEAGIVFMVITLIMVYKFWQDIIDFFTGHGKRVDILYSIKKKLGIKSE from the coding sequence ATGGCGCGAATTTATGCTACGCTAATTGGATATGTTTTTGGTAATTTTTTAACTGCGATGATTGTTGGTAAGTTATTTTTAAAAATAAATCCTACTGAATATGGTTCACATAATCCAGGAACAGCCAATATGGGTGCTGTTTTTGGTAAAAAATGGGGTATTTTAACCTGTTTAGGCGATTTGCTTAAAAGTTTGATTGCTCTATTTATTGTCTATTTTGTCTTTCCAGGGCATATTAATATTGCATATGCCGGGCTAGGATTAATTTTGGGACACTGTTTTCCAATCTGGAATCACTTTAAAGGTGGTAAAGGCGTCGCAGTTTCTGCACAGGTGGCAGTTTTTTATGATTGGAGAGCTGGTTTAGCTACTTTGCTAATTGCTTTAATATTAACTGCAATTATGCAAAATTTGACGATTCCTCCCTTAGTGTTTATGCTTTTATTCAGTGTTTATGAATTTTGGCAAAACCAAGAAGCAGGAATTGTTTTTATGGTGATTACTTTGATTATGGTCTATAAATTCTGGCAAGATATCATTGATTTCTTTACCGGACACGGAAAGAGAGTCGATATTTTGTATTCAATTAAGAAGAAGTTAGGGATTAAATCTGAGTAA
- a CDS encoding 2,3-diphosphoglycerate-dependent phosphoglycerate mutase: protein MSKLVLIRHGQSEWNLSNQFTGWVDVNLSEKGVEEAKKAGRLIKEHGLEFDQAYTSLLTRAIKTLHYALEESDQLWIPETKTWRLNERHYGALQGLNKKATAEKYGDEQVHIWRRSYDVLPPAIDDDNEFSQAHDRRYANLDPHIVPKAENLHVTLDRVMPFWEDNIAPDLLDGKNVIIAAHGNSLRALTKYIENISDDDIMDLEMKTGEPVVYTFDENLDVVNKEKLDD, encoded by the coding sequence ATGTCAAAATTAGTTTTAATCCGTCACGGTCAAAGTGAATGGAACCTTTCAAACCAATTTACTGGTTGGGTTGACGTTAACCTTTCAGAAAAAGGTGTTGAAGAAGCTAAGAAGGCTGGTCGTTTAATCAAGGAACACGGTCTTGAATTTGATCAAGCTTACACTTCATTATTAACTCGTGCTATCAAGACTTTGCACTACGCATTGGAAGAAAGTGACCAACTTTGGATTCCAGAAACTAAGACTTGGAGACTTAACGAACGTCACTACGGTGCTCTTCAAGGCTTGAACAAGAAGGCTACTGCTGAAAAGTACGGTGATGAACAAGTTCACATTTGGCGTCGTTCATACGATGTTTTGCCACCAGCTATTGACGATGACAACGAATTTAGTCAAGCACATGACCGTCGTTACGCAAACTTGGATCCACACATCGTTCCTAAGGCAGAAAACTTACACGTAACTTTGGATCGTGTAATGCCATTCTGGGAAGATAACATTGCTCCAGACTTACTTGACGGTAAGAACGTAATTATTGCTGCACACGGTAACTCACTTCGTGCTTTGACTAAGTACATTGAAAACATTTCTGACGATGACATCATGGACCTCGAAATGAAGACTGGTGAACCAGTTGTTTACACTTTCGACGAAAACTTGGATGTTGTTAACAAGGAAAAGTTGGACGACTAA
- a CDS encoding LCP family glycopolymer transferase, with product MKDNRERENHPSGTRVQSHKYKNRHIWAWATGIILLVAVIAAVTYFASVYFKAKNAVDKTYDPATAVKTTGEFNGKKRFAVLLMGTDTGALNRTEKRGRTDTMILAVVNPAKKRYTLVSIPRDTMAQMVGSSSFTTEKINAAYEIGGARMSMDSVSALINVPIKYYAVVNMGGIMKMIRYVGGINIRPTLSFEYGGYVFKKGKLTHMGGAGALAYSRMRYDDPRGDYGRQERQRQVITTLIKKAVSVSSLTNLDSILTSVSSNVRTNLPFSALQQIALNYRGCANSSSSDYLHGYNAMIDDAAYQVQPTEELQRISDLVRTELGLEKETINNNETYQNKRNEENGFSFKSTKNQTYHIYDYTEEGDN from the coding sequence ATGAAGGATAACAGAGAAAGAGAAAATCACCCGAGCGGTACTCGAGTGCAAAGTCATAAATATAAAAATCGACATATTTGGGCGTGGGCTACAGGGATAATTTTATTAGTTGCAGTCATTGCGGCAGTAACATACTTTGCATCTGTTTATTTTAAGGCGAAGAATGCAGTTGATAAAACCTATGATCCAGCTACAGCAGTGAAAACTACAGGTGAATTTAATGGCAAAAAGCGTTTTGCGGTTCTATTAATGGGAACAGACACAGGGGCTTTAAATAGAACTGAGAAACGCGGTAGAACTGATACCATGATTTTAGCTGTAGTTAACCCTGCTAAAAAGCGTTATACGTTGGTATCTATTCCGCGTGATACAATGGCGCAGATGGTTGGCTCCAGTAGTTTTACTACTGAAAAGATCAATGCTGCTTATGAAATTGGCGGAGCTCGAATGTCAATGGACAGCGTTTCTGCTTTGATTAATGTGCCGATTAAGTATTATGCCGTTGTCAACATGGGTGGAATTATGAAGATGATTCGCTATGTTGGCGGGATCAATATTCGACCAACGCTTAGCTTTGAGTATGGCGGCTATGTCTTTAAAAAGGGTAAGTTAACCCATATGGGTGGTGCCGGTGCACTGGCTTACTCAAGAATGCGTTATGATGATCCGCGCGGTGACTATGGTAGACAAGAGCGGCAAAGACAAGTTATTACAACGCTAATTAAAAAAGCTGTTTCAGTAAGTTCTTTAACTAATTTAGATTCAATTCTGACTTCAGTATCAAGTAACGTTAGAACTAATTTGCCATTTAGTGCTTTGCAACAAATTGCGCTTAATTACCGTGGTTGTGCTAATAGTTCATCAAGCGATTATCTTCATGGCTATAATGCGATGATCGATGATGCCGCTTATCAAGTTCAACCAACAGAAGAATTGCAGCGGATTTCTGATTTAGTACGTACTGAGTTAGGCTTAGAGAAAGAAACCATTAATAACAATGAAACTTATCAAAATAAGCGAAATGAAGAAAATGGTTTTAGTTTTAAGAGTACTAAGAATCAAACCTACCATATTTATGATTACACCGAAGAAGGTGATAATTAA
- a CDS encoding aldose epimerase family protein, translated as MQTIDNSLFQVSVDENGARMAHLVSEADNYDYLGEKETEEGMAIAFPVIDQDNNWASKLPWTVVDKGDTRVSLTLIDTPESYKSFPYHFEVMTTYALEGNQVKVSFYLKNSSHKELPFSLGFVLPTPWQGESSINKISLNGEDHGIDVASTDFKLSEENGKVTAFTDELNLEAGQSRNFELTLTLK; from the coding sequence ATGCAAACAATTGATAATTCTCTCTTTCAAGTCTCTGTAGATGAGAATGGGGCCAGGATGGCCCATCTAGTATCTGAAGCTGATAATTATGATTATCTTGGCGAAAAAGAGACTGAAGAGGGTATGGCAATTGCTTTTCCAGTGATTGATCAAGACAACAACTGGGCCAGCAAGCTGCCTTGGACTGTCGTTGATAAAGGCGATACTCGAGTGAGTTTAACTTTGATTGATACCCCTGAAAGCTATAAAAGTTTTCCATATCATTTTGAGGTCATGACTACTTATGCTTTGGAGGGTAACCAAGTTAAGGTATCCTTTTATTTAAAGAATTCTTCACATAAAGAACTGCCATTTTCATTAGGGTTTGTTTTGCCAACTCCTTGGCAAGGCGAAAGCAGTATTAATAAAATTAGTTTAAATGGCGAAGATCACGGTATTGATGTTGCTTCAACTGATTTTAAATTAAGTGAAGAAAATGGAAAGGTTACTGCTTTTACTGATGAGCTCAATTTAGAAGCGGGACAAAGTCGCAATTTTGAATTGACCTTGACTTTGAAGTAA
- a CDS encoding DUF6612 family protein: protein MKNKKKYFVVVLFSLLLVALTGCSSNSNSKKENTLPSAKTILTNAQKTKFQSMHATWSENSKNEVVQKAEAQYVKDPTVIFANVSTNSNHYQMWIEGKNNYIQMKGTNSNHWFKTKLSKASSYSTLTDSLGTILTPFIGTSKLFKVQQTGNSYALKYNGNSKQIWNAIISDSAVTSLIGIDLDDVKPINNNIQIDVDKNYSVNDVKIASTYKDDGKQKTFTMKVDQIDQIKNLTVPASVKKSAVDLGTINKNN, encoded by the coding sequence ATGAAAAACAAAAAGAAATATTTTGTAGTTGTTTTGTTTAGTTTATTACTTGTCGCATTAACCGGCTGTTCTTCTAATTCTAATAGTAAAAAGGAAAATACCCTCCCTTCTGCTAAAACAATCCTAACCAATGCACAAAAGACCAAGTTTCAGTCAATGCATGCTACATGGAGTGAAAATAGTAAAAACGAAGTAGTGCAAAAAGCGGAAGCGCAATATGTAAAAGATCCTACAGTTATTTTTGCCAATGTTTCAACTAATTCTAACCATTATCAAATGTGGATTGAAGGAAAAAATAATTACATTCAAATGAAAGGAACTAATTCTAACCATTGGTTCAAAACTAAATTATCTAAAGCAAGTTCATATTCAACTTTAACAGATAGCCTTGGTACTATCCTTACTCCATTTATCGGTACTAGCAAATTATTCAAAGTGCAGCAAACCGGTAATAGTTATGCTCTAAAATACAATGGCAATAGTAAGCAAATTTGGAATGCAATTATTTCTGATTCTGCTGTTACCTCACTAATTGGGATCGATCTAGATGACGTTAAGCCAATTAACAATAATATCCAAATTGATGTTGATAAAAACTATAGCGTTAATGATGTAAAAATCGCTTCAACCTATAAAGATGATGGCAAACAAAAAACTTTCACTATGAAAGTAGACCAAATTGATCAAATTAAAAATTTAACAGTTCCTGCTAGTGTAAAGAAATCAGCTGTTGATTTGGGAACTATTAATAAAAATAATTAA
- a CDS encoding SLAP domain-containing protein yields the protein MKLRKKLITLIAAISLTGVATNTGVNIVQADSINVQAKKYQYSGVTYLYKMLKLEGIKYNKFPGVEYKTGKPEGIVIHETDDPGATAHDEAIYFNREWPKVKAYVHAFVDDDHVIQMRSPEMGTWGAGPNANDRFIQIELCEENTRDAFIKSINNDAIYVAKLLHRYDLKPDNACDDGEGTIWSHHAVSTYLGGTDHVDPDGYFEKWGYSMDQFFDLIQYYYDLQAKDTDAKEKDPAKSKKDVEAIQGAVTLGHDAYIYDAKGKNTKKLKKAGGPVVVMGYKAMNNKKYYQIGKNQYVVASNIDATDRVVKKNTYLRTNTGRIEPENKVKKGSRVLTYGSRVTIKGQKYYALNATQFILASDIE from the coding sequence GTGAAGTTAAGGAAGAAGTTAATAACCTTAATTGCGGCAATAAGTTTAACAGGTGTTGCGACAAATACAGGCGTTAACATTGTTCAAGCCGACTCAATTAATGTACAAGCTAAAAAATATCAATATAGCGGTGTTACCTATTTATATAAGATGCTCAAGCTTGAAGGGATTAAGTATAATAAATTCCCAGGTGTTGAATATAAAACTGGTAAACCGGAAGGAATTGTAATTCACGAAACTGATGATCCTGGTGCAACAGCCCACGATGAAGCAATTTATTTTAATCGTGAATGGCCTAAAGTAAAGGCTTATGTTCATGCCTTTGTTGATGATGACCATGTCATCCAGATGAGATCACCTGAGATGGGTACTTGGGGCGCTGGACCTAATGCTAACGATCGTTTCATTCAGATTGAGCTTTGTGAAGAGAACACTCGTGATGCTTTTATTAAATCAATTAACAATGATGCGATTTATGTAGCTAAGTTGCTTCATCGCTATGATCTCAAGCCTGATAATGCTTGTGATGATGGTGAAGGAACGATTTGGTCACACCATGCCGTAAGTACTTATCTTGGAGGAACCGATCACGTTGATCCTGATGGTTACTTCGAAAAGTGGGGCTACAGTATGGATCAATTCTTTGACTTGATTCAGTATTACTATGATTTGCAAGCTAAGGATACTGATGCTAAGGAAAAGGATCCAGCTAAGAGTAAGAAAGATGTCGAAGCAATTCAAGGTGCAGTAACTTTAGGTCATGATGCTTATATTTATGATGCTAAAGGCAAGAACACCAAGAAACTTAAGAAGGCTGGTGGTCCTGTTGTTGTCATGGGTTACAAGGCTATGAATAATAAGAAGTACTACCAAATTGGTAAGAATCAATATGTAGTTGCCTCTAACATTGACGCTACAGATAGAGTAGTTAAGAAAAATACTTACTTACGAACTAATACTGGGCGAATCGAACCGGAAAACAAAGTCAAGAAGGGGAGCCGAGTATTAACTTATGGTAGTCGTGTCACAATTAAAGGCCAAAAGTACTATGCACTTAACGCCACACAATTTATTTTGGCAAGTGATATAGAATAA